A genomic segment from Zygotorulaspora mrakii chromosome 1, complete sequence encodes:
- the IMG2 gene encoding mitochondrial 54S ribosomal protein mL49 (similar to Saccharomyces cerevisiae IMG2 (YCR071C); ancestral locus Anc_6.339), with the protein MYPSGSSTVILGCRSLLRSAPNLYARRCTSTISPVSKAGIKTTSEKSFSVFPRIEDVNPVDIVGHKSFGFGTYFVRRSVTGNLPVYTDFKAGGNKMVTEIRKIDGDIIQLRNDMQLDLPHIPKDSWKVVMQSKKIVVKGDFVRDLKRVLQKKF; encoded by the coding sequence ATGTACCCATCAGGAAGCTCAACCGTTATACTAGGCTGTCGCTCACTGTTGCGGAGCGCCCCCAATTTATATGCCAGAAGATGCACAAGTACAATATCACCGGTTTCAAAAGCTGGTATCAAAACAACATCGGAAAAAAGTTTTAGCGTGTTTCCTCGTATTGAAGATGTGAATCCGGTTGATATTGTTGGACACAAGTCGTTCGGCTTCGGTACCTATTTCGTGAGAAGAAGCGTAACAGGAAACTTACCTGTTTATACAGATTTCAAAGCAGGAGGCAATAAAATGGTGACTGAAATAAGAAAGATTGACGGTGACATTATTCAACTGAGGAATGATATGCAGCTTGATCTACCGCATATACCAAAGGATTCCTGGAAAGTGGTCATGCAATCCAAGAAAATTGTAGTCAAAGGTGATTTCGTTCGTGATCTCAAGAGGGTGCTGCAAAAGAAGTTTTGA
- the ALG12 gene encoding dolichyl-P-Man:Man(7)GlcNAc(2)-PP-dolichol alpha-1,6-mannosyltransferase (similar to Saccharomyces cerevisiae ALG12 (YNR030W); ancestral locus Anc_6.338), whose amino-acid sequence MRFSYLDSAFLAVAIIYLYRAPFTKVEESFTIQAIHDILNYGIWNLQPYDHFVFPGAVPRTFVGPLIISTIARPFVSILSLIEGRNWSTQFQTQILVRSIIALLNALSLIYLKNSAQALLEITAKEEQIKQDEKRGGALRKPEVLLYTVGTWFSLFIMTGFHMMYYLSRPLPNFVMTLPLTNVAISWILQDNYQWAIFLASFTAVIFRLEVLAFCAGMALFSVVYRKISFFKAVKFGILGFGIGMGITLFIDSYFWQYWCMPEVDSFIFNVVHGNSSKWGVEPFFAYFTHYLRMLFIPPTILLLNLLGFKLAPTNMRIITLGSFFHILVLSFQPHKEWRFIVYAIPSIILLGSVAAAYVWENIEIKSIRNFLLVSLVPLSPLFSAIFSFCFLYISSMNYPGGEALSNFNLMIINQNITNVTVHLDVPICMTGATLFGELNQDVYAVSYDRTEDPETLKKLWPSFDYVITAQPSSQNFPFENATTDNWELLQTAQTYVGLDMGFLNEEIFQKESNLFTLMKDCFTSDVSIIDQAFNLLDRIILRGNVFFTYERKSRE is encoded by the coding sequence ATGCGGTTTTCTTATCTAGATAGTGCTTTTCTAGCTGTGGCCATAATCTATTTGTACCGAGCACCATTTACAAAGGTGGAAGAAAGCTTCACAATTCAGGCAATCcatgatattttgaattacGGGATATGGAATTTACAGCCTTACGACCACTTCGTTTTTCCAGGTGCTGTTCCAAGGACATTCGTAGGTCCCTTGATAATTTCCACTATAGCTAGACCATTTGTATCCATTCTGAGCTTAATTGAAGGCAGAAATTGGAGCACCCAATTTCAAACGCAAATTCTGGTGAGATCAATAATTGCATTGCTCAATGCTctttctttaatatatttgaaaaatagcGCACAAGCTTTGCTTGAGATAACTGCTAAGGAAGAACAAATCAAGCAGGATGAGAAACGCGGTGGCGCACTCAGAAAACCAGAGGTTCTTCTCTACACTGTGGGAACGTGGTTTTCTTTATTTATCATGACTGGCTTCCATATGATGTACTATCTGTCAAGACCATTGCCCAATTTTGTTATGACTCTACCCTTAACAAATGTGGCAATTAGTTGGATTCTACAAGATAACTATCAGTGGGCCATTTTCCTGGCCTCTTTCACAGCGGTAATCTTTAGGTTGGAAGTTTTGGCATTTTGTGCAGGAATGGCATTATTTTCCGTTGTTtacagaaaaatttcattctttAAGGCAGTTAAATTTGGAATCCTTGGATTTGGTATAGGCATGGGTATTACATTGTTCATTGATTCGTATTTCTGGCAATACTGGTGCATGCCTGAAGTTgattctttcattttcaatgttGTCCATGGAAATTCATCCAAATGGGGTGTCGAACCATTTTTTGCATATTTCACCCATTATTTGAGAATGCTATTCATACCACCCACAATCTTACTCTTGAATTTGCTAGGATTCAAACTTGCTCCAACCAATATGAGAATTATCACTTTAggttcattttttcatattctcGTTCTATCGTTTCAGCCACATAAAGAATGGAGATTCATCGTTTACGCCATTCCATCAATTATCCTCTTAGGAAGTGTCGCTGCTGCATACGTTTGGGAAAATATAGAGATAAAAAGCATCAGAAACTTTCTACTGGTCTCTTTAGTTCCATTGTCTCCGTTGTTCTCCGCAATATTCTCTTTCTGCTTTCTCTATATATCTAGCATGAATTATCCTGGTGGTGAGGCTTTGAGCAATTTTAATCTTATGATAATTAACCAGAATATCACCAACGTTACTGTCCATCTTGACGTCCCTATTTGCATGACAGGCGCTACCTTATTCGGCGAGTTAAATCAAGATGTATATGCGGTTTCCTATGACAGAACAGAGGATCCTgaaacattgaagaaattgtgGCCCTCATTTGATTATGTAATCACAGCACAACCATCAAGCCAGAACTTcccatttgaaaatgccaCGACAGACAACTGGGAACTTCTACAAACAGCTCAGACTTACGTGGGTCTCGACATGggatttttgaatgaagaaatttttcaaaaggaaTCAAACCTGTTCACATTAATGAAGGACTGCTTCACGAGTGATGTGAGCATTATAGATCAGGCATTCAATCTACTAGACAGGATCATTCTTAGGGGCAACGTGTTTTTCACgtatgaaagaaaaagtagaGAATAG